The genomic DNA TGGATGGCGCTCTCGCGAAGGCGGATGTGCTGGTCTGCGCCACCACGCCCATCGTCGCCACGGCCGTCGGGCAGACCGAGGTGATGGTGGAGCACGAGACGCTGCCGGTGCGCGCGAGCCTCATCCGCTTCACGCGCCCGTTCAACCTGACGGGACACCCCGTGGCCTCGATCCCGTGCGGGTTCACGGTGGCTGGGCTGCCCGTGGGCCTGCAGATCGTCGGACGCCCCTTCGACGAGGCGACGGTGCTGCGCGTGGCCGACGCCTATCAGCGCGCGACGGACTGGCACACGCGGCGTCCCCCGGTGGATCTGCCGCGGCCCGTCGGGCCCGAGGGCGCGGCCGCGTGACCGAGGCGATCTCGACGCTTCCCGGAACGGGCGTGCCGTGCACGCCTGACGTGCTGGCGCGGGTCGAGGCCATCGCCGTGCCCTTCGTTCGCCGCGTCACCGCGGTCAAGGTGGCGGAGGCGGCCCGGGCCCAGGGGGTCGCGCTGGTGGATGCGGCCTTCTTCGCCCGCGCTGCCTCCTACTGAGCCTGCCGGGCCCAGTCGGGAGCGTGACTCCCGACCAGGAGCCCGTGGCCGTTCCGATCGAGGACGCCCTCGATCTGCACACCTTCGCCCCCCGTGACATCCCCTCCGTCGTCGAGGTCTACCTGGAGGAGGCGGTGAAGCGCGGCTTCGCCGAGGTGCGGCTCATCCACGGCAAGGGCAAGGGCGTGCAGCGCGCCGTCGTGCAGCGCCTCCTGACAGGACATCCGCGGGTGCTGCGCTTCTTCGACGCCCCCGCGGAGCGGGGAAGCTGGGGCGCCACCGTCGTCGTCCTCCGCCGC from Candidatus Rokuibacteriota bacterium includes the following:
- a CDS encoding Smr/MutS family protein — its product is MSLPGPVGSVTPDQEPVAVPIEDALDLHTFAPRDIPSVVEVYLEEAVKRGFAEVRLIHGKGKGVQRAVVQRLLTGHPRVLRFFDAPAERGSWGATVVVLRR